AATATCAAATCCATGTTTTCGTCCAATATTAGACCAAATCCCGAagcttttttacttttacttttaattgatgAAGATGTACATGGATTATCATCCATTGAATTTGATGTGTTTCCAAACATAATGAGATAAGCTTTTTCACtacaaacataaaaagaaaacagtgCAGCAGAGGTATGAACAGTGcaacactttattttttcaaaaaataaaatcacttacAACATGGGAAGGGAACAAAGTCTGTGAGGCACAGGAAAATGGGATAAGCTTTTTCACtacaaacataaaaagaaaacagtgCAGCAGAGGTATGAGCAGTTcaacactttattttttcaaaaaataaaatcacttacAACATGGGAAGCGAACAAAGTCTCTGAGGTGGAGGAACTGGATCTTAACACAATGCACAGGAACTTAAAACATTGTGCAGACAAAGATGAACTTACACAAGGTGCGAGATCAAAGGCAAAGAACTATGGCACGAGAACAAAGACGAGATTGTAGGCGAGAACGATGGTGCAAGAGCGAAGGCACGAGTGAGGGTGCAAGTGAGAGCAAGAGCACGAGAACAAAGATGAATCCAAAGAACGAAAGAAGAGTCTGAGTGAATCACAAGAGaggaatgaagaagatgagCTTTGTCActaaacctaaataaaaaaacctaaaCTAATGAGTCCTAAAAACAACTACgttttacattttcaaaatttcttcacAAACTCGTCAGAAGTAGACTCGTGATTTTAGGCAAGCTTACCAATTCCACCACTGAGTCTATTGATCCTACACCAATTCCGATTTTGGTTCCAAGTTAACTCGAAAGTACTGTGTGGACTCGTAAACTTGACTGTTAAGTCATGAATTCGATAACACTAGATATGATTGATAGATTTAGAATATTTGTGGATATATATTTATGCAGAAGTCCatttatgattgaaatatttaataatcttCCCTTATCCTGTCATCCCTGATATCAGGTTGCTGAAGATATGGGGGTTATAGCTTGTATCCGAAGTCTCTTTTTGTCTAATCAAGATTACACAATTCACCCTGATCCTAATCAAGTACAAAATATGCTGAAGAGTTCCTCGTCTGTGGTAATTTTTCTCCATTCTTTCTGTGTATGTGTCATCATCTGTCTGCATGAATGTGCTTGTGTGAGTAGGATACAGGTCGTGTGACCATTGACATGTACATCTTTTCACACACTATGCATTTAGCATAATCATAagatttgtttcatttttctctttcagctGGATTCAAAAACTTCAGAAAGTGTGCCTGCTTACTTGCACAATACAGAGAAAACCATGAAGCATGAATCACTGGATAATTTAATGCCCTTTCAAGGTCCTAGGAACAATTATTCACCTCATGCTGTGAATCAGAAGATGACTGTTGATGAGGCCAAGCATGAGAGGCCAGAATTATACGGTGATGGAAATTTCATTTTGCTTCAGTCAATGTCTAATATGATGAATGTGGAGCAGCAGAAATTTTTAGGGATGAGACCTATAAATGAGAGAAAGTTTGAATTGAACAGTAGTGGCTGTGATGATACAAGTGTGGGATCGGGAAAAAATTTGTCAtcttttttacataatttgGTTACGGGTAATAATTGTGTCAACGATTTAGTATGTCCATCCAAAAATGTTGGCGTTGATTCTGTATCCTTCTCAGAATTTCTTGATACAGCTGTCTGTGAAAGTGAAAAGTTTCATTATGTAGATATCAACCAAAATGGAGTGTTGAACTGGACCAGACCTTCAGATGCATACTCTCGAAAAGATACTGGGAAGTCGGAGTTGCAGACTGAACCTTGTTCCAAGGATACCGCATACACTTTGAAGTTTCCTGCTGGCTATGAGTTACATGAAGCACTTGGGCCAAGTTTTCTAAGACGGATCAAATATTTTGATTGGGCAGTGAAGGCAAATCAAGATGTTAAAGCCGCTGAGATGTCAGATGAGCTAAGCTGTAGCCAATTGACTTCTGAATCTCAGCCAGAGCATCTCTTAGAGGCTATGGTGGCTAACATCTGCCATAGTAATAATAATGTCAATAGGGAGTTGTCATTTTCTACAACAATGCAGGCTGCAATAGCCTCAGGAAGTAATCCCGAGGATTCCATCCACACTGTCCACACCATTAATTCTGATAGCTGTTCAATAGATCAGCCTCACGTTGGTAGAGAggaaaaacattataatttggGTTCATCTGGGATATGTGGTATAATGTCTCCAAAGGGTTTTTCTTCTACATGTCCTAGTTCATGTAGTGAACAATTTGAGAGGTCTTCTGAACCAACTAAGAACAGCAAGAAGAGGGCTAGGCCTGGTGAAAGTTGTAGGCCTAGACCAAGGGACAGACAACTTATCCAAGATCGTATTAAGGAGTTGAGGGAACTGGTACCAAATGGAGCAAAGGTATTCTTCACATCCATTTTCTAATCCCGTCTCaattagttttgattttttgttggttttttcaATTTACATAGCTAATTATTTCATATGGTCTTGTCAACAGTGCAGTATTGATTCGCTACTGGAGTGCACCATAAAACACATGCTCTTTCTCAAGAATGTAACCAAGGACAAGCTAAATAAATTTACGGACACAAAGACTAAGGTAATAGAGTTTTAGAAGTCACTGATTATACTTAGTCAAATAGTTCACTGATTATACCTAGTCAAATTGTTAATGAGTATTGATATTTAATTCCAATAAATACATTTGTTTCTTACTCGGCATTATTTAAATGACAATTTTTACTGAAAATGATGACATTAATTCTCAGCATTTTCCCTTCAGAACATTTAGCAGGACCCTAAAATTTTATGCATTTGTTCAATTGCTAGTAAAGAGAGCAAGTTTTTGTAGTTTTGATTGTTGAATGACCCGTTTCAAAAGTTTGGTTTGCTTCATTTGAACAATTTATGAATGTgtgatttcaattttattatactatcaatattattttacacAATTGCAATTGCACAGTTGCATCACATGGAAAAAGATATTAACGGATCATCAAGACATCAACAAGGTTCTAGTTGGGCAATGGAAGTCGGAGGCCATCTGAAAGTTCGTTCAATATTAGTGGAGAATCTTAATAAGAATGGCCAGATGCTTGTTGAGGTGTGTTAGGAGTTGAAAATTATaaccttaaatatattttctagaataaacaagaaaaattctccttttgagaAATGGAGGATAGAAGCCCTTCTAAGATTGTACTCCATGCCCTTGTATTCTAACTATGACTTATGCTGCAGATGTTGTGTGAGGAGTGTAGCCATTTTCTTGAGATAGCAGAAGCCATCAGAAGCATGGGTCTGACAATATTGAATGGGGCAACAGAAGCTCATGGCGAGAAGACATGTATATGTTTTGTGGTTGAGGCAGGGTCAGAAGTAAGCTTTATTTCTAATTCAATTAAAGAAACTCAGTGCATTAATTTTACACTATCTAGGACTGAACTGAAGAAGTAGCATGCATgttctatttctatttaaaatgttGTAATAACTATTGCACATCGTGATGAGTCATGCATGAAAACTAAGTGATTATTTCCTGCGTAGATACTGACATGCAACGACCATACATATGAAGtcacttaatttataataatctttatgtatgaattattgtaattaaagtTGTTATAACTTGGAAGTGTTTGTATGTTAAGTGTTGTGCTGAATTGTAAATAGTTGGGTTGTTACATGTGAACATTGATGGAATACAAGTCTGTTAGATTTCTtaagtacaatttttttattatcattatgttAAACTACCGAGTGATTGATGCAAAGTGAATTGTCTGTCACAGGGCCAAAACAACAGAAATTTACACAGATTGGATATCTTGTGGCCGCTTGTTCAATTACTGCAATCCAAGAGCACTATGTATTCATAAAATCCTTCTGATTCTTGGACACTCACAAAGCTACTTCATTGACTGTTGTAACACAATCTTTGAAATTCTACTCCAAATATTAGGGcctatttatgttttctttttcaataaaagtagaaaacatgaatgtaaacatgtttggttgaactttagaaaaaaaaatctcatttttttttttctaaattaatccaaaatcagaaaatatataaaacgtTATTCCTGTTTTCTGTGGAAAAttttgaagatgaaaattctaCGGTGAGTGAAATTACTCCAATGCAACCATTCTTCCAATTACAATCCTTAAGATGCTACATCCAAGCCGTCATTGCTCCTCTGCAACTGCGAGCATTATCAGTATCCAggttttcatcttatttttcttttgttctcttttattttttctctacaagtctttgcttttcatcttgtctcttttttttttcctatgaaGTATATACCGGTGCAGTTGCGCTGTACAATGATTTTGGCCGTTTGTGGTCTCCTTTatggttttttcttttgaatctaTTTCATTTAAGAGCTCTTGCAATTTCTAATGTTCTATcttgtaataaattttaattactaagACTTTTTTCCTAGTTATTCCATGATGATGctaagtttcaatttttttatttcttattcatGTAGAGTTTACCTAGTTTATGCTCTTATGGATTGATGCATCTATCTGAGACTGTCTTGTACAAATCATAAGTGTCTATTTTAAGTGTGAAACACATGTGCCACGTGTTATGTATTCTGTTAGAGTGACGTGATGTGATTCATGGAGTTTTTATATACAGGCACCATGTGAAAAAGATTGGGGTACGAGCATTCAtttgagaaagagagaaattgataaagaattttttattttatccgaAACTGAGGCATCagaataaaactatttttatcatcaaattttttatttcatccaaaataaaagtgaatctttttgttttctttgcaaAGTTATTATCAACGGGTTTCACTTTTATCATACACAAGTGTAAATCCATCCAAACTCATCTTGGCTCATAAATGGAGACATCCAAGACTAGGATTTcttgctattctcaccacatgactcatcactctctaattgagcatggatggtcattatAATATCAGGATAAACTCCATAAGGACACTCCGgtcattcatacggtcaatcacaacaaactacaaggcaccaccatgtaacctccttTGAGGATCATGaaattacgtccaataaccatacttgTTACACTTACACCACCCATCACTTTGTTACACTTACGTAATTCACATACTTTGTATATACATgttttcaaactataattcacaaTGCAATACATCATGTCTTTAATCATGTTGCACAATTATTCCTTTAGTtatgtcataaaaacaactcagacattacatattttcacaaaaacatcacttataagcataaatttctttataatatttaattaccaatatttaagtaattcaaacagcttggAAATCCTCACCAATGGCTCTGGAATGGTCAAAAACctccaaaacgacctaaagaacgtccaaaacagATGTCTGGAACTCacaaaacatcaaaataaaaaacaacagtAGAAAAGGGCACCCAACCCCCTttaggggcgcccaggcgccacaGTCTAGCAAATTGAGCAACTCTAACCCCCTTTTACCAATTCTAATAATTTTGGTGAACTTCTAAAACCCATAACTCAACTTTTATGCTAAATTAGACTTACCTAAACGATTCTAATCCTTTCTAACATTATTATAAGTGTTCATGTATTGATTTAGGTTGTACAACTTCAATTTTATCAACCTAGAGGtctaaaattgaatttaccACTGAGAATGTGTTTTTAGCAAATTTAGCCCTTCTAACAAGTCTCAAATAACTCAATCAAGTTGTTCCCACTGTCTACTTACACCCTAAACCTCAGTTACTCAAAAACACcctctcacttcctctaaactcaCTCAAAAACACTAGTATTCCTCAACCTAAGAACTCAACTCCAGTTCTACCATTTAGAAcctcattttaaccaattttatagtcttaacaagttataattaacttgCCTAAGTTGCCTCAATAGTCCAAAAGAGTCCTAGACCTTTacctctcaaattcactacttCCCTTCCCTTTAAATAACCCCAATTGCTCAAAATTGCTAACTTAGTTCCTCTCACAAGACCTAAAACAGTTATAATCTCAATTACTTCCTTACTAATAATCCCCTTAACAGATTTACTACCTCCTACCACTTATAACCTGCATTAATTCATCAAATCCACACATCCAACAATTTACAATTATCACATCACATAATATGATTTAACATTCAAAGAATACATGATTTAGTCtagaaaattatcaaaatctaactcaaacaaatttattatgcAAACACAGTTTCATACAAACATACTTCCACAAATGCAAACAGAAacctagctccccttacctttgTTCAACAACgtagtataaatataatttagccCGCTCTCTCGGAATTCGAAGATAACACTAAAACCACCTATAGatcattaaatttgaaatggaaACATGTTTTAGAATCTAATAGAAGCTAGAAATTGAAGGAAAGTGAAATAGGCCACATGCAATCAGATTTGTCACATGATCAAAGCCCTAAACTGAactgaaaagagaaaaacacttACCGGAGGAAAAACACTAAATTGATCGGTGGCGATCAGAGCTCTCGACTCCGGGAACACATAATCACCACCCAAATGACAATGCACCGGTTCAGTTTTAAGATTtggtagagagaaggcagagaaagTTATGGTTGAAGTTTTAGAGAAAGGATATGGCTTTGAAGAAAATGTGGAGAGTTTGGTAAAATTGATATGGTTTATACGTTAAAtctaaatatacttttattcaCAATCTTTAAGcaatagttatattttatttttctaccaTTATCGTTAACGTCAAACCCATATGTTTTCATCCAATATCAGATCGATTTCTCTGAATATTTTTACTTCTACTCTTAGTGGATGAAGATATAGTTGCAttaattttcattgaatttgATACATTGTCAATTTAATCGAAATTAACTTCTAGCCTAGTTAGATTCcaacacatttaaaatttgttttggaagtgaaaaataACAGGtaggtaaaaataaaagaagcacAAGAATAGATGGAGCATACAAATTCATGGCTGAAATGGATAACACCAGTTAAGCTACATAACTTCACAGGCCAGGCTTTGAAGACCTTACATCAAGAAAGATAGAACAGAATGAAATTGGCATTCTCAtccttttgttttcatttttaacagACAAGTCTAACTGGAAGATAGTTCCTAAAGCCGTGATAACAAGATCATACAAAATAATAGCCAATAATTTAATCCAAGTGAAGCCAAAACTACAAAACTCAAAGGGGGGAGGAAGACTGATTCTGAACCAGAGGAGTATCAAACCCAAATCCTGGTACATTTGTGAGGATATGATGAAGAGCCAACAGCACCCTCTCCTTGAAACGGGGTCCGGTCCTCCAATGCTGCTGCTATTAATAGGTTTTTGTTTTCGGTGCCTTCTTGTGTTGCCTTTTAGGGATGGAGTTCTTCATGCCGATGAAAAACAACAGAGCCCCAAAGAGAGCCATATTCTGCAAggaattatattatatttagcgaaaaaatgtaaaaatgcaTCTGGGAATATTGTATTggaaataaagtttttaaaaaaagtcaCGTCTCTGACCTGTGTAAATTTGATGAAAAGTTGAGTAAATTCTTTGTCCTCGCTCTCATAATTGTAAAAATCATAGTGGATAGGAGTAGCAATAAGCTGATGCAGGAGCTACAGCCAAAATAAATAGTCAaaactaggaaaaaaaaatgtcagaagaatatgaaattcaatttattagagaaaatcTGAATACAAACCAGAAGGAGAGCTCCAAAAGAGTTGCCAAATATGAAAAGAATTCCTCCAGTGCCCTTGAGATTAAGGGCCACagcaattaaaattttcatctgCTCAGGACATCAACCATATCAGAGAAATTCTACCATAcaagataatataatatacattCGAGATATAAAGTACAATTTTTAAGTAAACTAAGGTGATATATATACACAACAGCTTCATTCATGGCCAACACAGACTGATAAATTTTGTATGGGCAAGCACCAATAAGCCTGAAGGATAAAGGTACAATCCTCGTTCAACATAAATTGCATGTTCTATGAGATAGtattaaatagatatttattaTAGCATTTAATTAATCTCCAATTACTTTGAAATAAAGACATGATGATCAGACATAATTTTCCAGAGAAGATACACATgatagagaaagaagagaaactaACATCAATCTGTGGGAGTTGAAAGCCAACTTGAGAATGCACGCGATGTGTAAATGCATCAAACTTTGGTCTGAGTGCTTTCGCTGCAGGCCCACCATCAAGTCCAAACTCATTAAATCTATAGTAAAGAACGACCGAGAAAAAAGAAACTTCACTTCAGCAACAAAAAAGAGGGGATGAACCACATATTCTTTTATCAAAAAGAACGGTCATGAATAATTTAGTACTAACAACCAACTCCGCCATCCCCACCAAAATCACAATGAATAATTTCCAAATCAAGCACAATTATCCAATAATGAAGTCATACTCAATAATTCAAAGTAACCCAATTCAGGAAGAATAAAAACGCGATAAAGTCAAACCAAAAGTGCACATAAACAGAGAAAAACATGGTAATTTTCAAACATAACGACAACTATACCATATTTTACCATAAAAATTAATCCGAAAAATCAAATATGCAGACTGGACAAGAACTTAGGGATAATTTCAcaattaacaatattaaaatgcaaaaatagGATCGAGTTTCTCGCACTTCTACCAAATCTTAGTATAAACTTATTAACACGGTCCATCAATGTCAAAACAGGAAATCTAACACAGTAACGCTTTCGAAATCTAaatagaacaaaagaaaaaacgtAAACGCAGATCTACGAGGCTAATTTACTAAGAGAAACGGTTCCAGAACTTAAGCGTTACGGATCCAACTACTGCAGAATGTAAATAACTGAATCTATGAACCAAACATACAAAAAATCCACAAACATTTACTACTTCATTCTTGAATTAAAATGACAGAAACGACATCTTATGATACAAATCAAAAGAggaaaaatttatgaaaaaagtgaaaaaagtaCTAACTCTTGGTAAGCAGAGAGTATAAAAACGGAAGCGAAGAGGACTCTGCCAAGGAAAGAAGCGAAAGCCATTGCAATTTTGTTCTGTTTCACTTTCTTCCGAAGCAGAGAAGGGCAAATCTAGGGCACAGCGTTTTCCTTCTACCTTTCCTCGGACAGAAAAAGAACAGATTTGAAATCAAAAGGAAGAGAATAAGGGTAATATGGTCCACTCAGGGTACGGCTTTTGTTGGGCCAACGTCATGCAAAAGAATTTTGGGGCTTCTTACTGAACTCCACATTTATCTTCATGCATCCCcaaattttcttatattccTAAAATTACCCTTATGAGTTTTTAGGCATTGACTTTGATTAAGGTTCAAAATCTTTTGACACCTTGCGTGCATTCCATTTGCACCTTATACTTCACATGCGGCTCCTTCTTCCCATTTAGGCCTCATCCTTGCACTTCCTTTATTTCTCTTCACATTTTCCTTCCtcaaaaaccaaatataaaattaagaaattaattttgaaatttaaatttcgaaaatttcaaattagattttgaaattcaaaaaaaaccataatcaaatttcgaaatctaaaaaatttcaaaatcagatTTGATATCTGAAAACTCAAAAATTAGATATTGaaatcataaatttaacaattcaaaccaaatttcaaaattatgaaaaatctaaagaattagatttcaaaaatttgagaaaattcagaataaaatttcaaaattttaaaaattctaaaactgaatttcaaaattcaagaaattcaaaaatctagaaccaattttcaaaattcaagaaatataaaattgaattatgaaatctgaaaaatccaaaattgaatttcaaaattcctggaaaaatattgaataattttgaaattcaaagaaTTCTagatctaattttttaaatatgagaaattccaagaaaagaatttaaaaagttatatatagtATGTAGAGTTATAATGAACATCATTGTAAAATTTGATGGGGAAGGAAAACAGATatgaaatgcaagaagaaaatcCCCCAAAAATTTATGTGTCGAGGTAAATAGATAGGggttttttttaacttttttttactataattgaataaaatttcatgcagagagatatttaaattaattttttgaaatttcatttgatatttaaaagttattatggggatttaaaagaagttttttttttcttataaaataagagatgattGATTTGGGAGTTTTTGACTTTATACACAGGTGAGATGAACTTACAAAGTTTGatagtttaatattttggtAGTCGGTAAGTATGGAATAATGCAATCCTGAGCGAGCTACCAGTCAAATCTATCAAAATCTTGGGTGTGGAAACATGGGTCCAATCCAACCAATCcaagtaataattaatatttttaatttattcaattaatttttaaacttttcgaaaaacttatattttattaagaaaaaatattagcaCGTAAGAATATCCAACTACTCCTTATATGTAAGAATAGTTtatctaatatattattttgatttttataatataaaattttactataTAACAAAACAGATTAGAATAAcaattttcacattttcaaataaaactgcttttatttttatgatattcttAAATATCATATCATCTATGtacaaaagtatttttaaaaaaattattttacacctagttttatattattagaaatgTTAGAATTAATAAGTTCATTTAAtgttgttaattttataaaataaaaagttataatttttaaaggtttaatgtttgttaattctttattttcattcagaattttagataaattcatttttttgggcgttttaattggatttttatttttataaaattgaatcaaatatggatttttatcaatttaagaAGACATTGTTAATGAAGGTGTTATTAATATGTTGacatgattttttaaatgatagtagTGTGTGaagtgtatatttttaatttttaatcaaaaaatGACTACAATCAagggaaataaaatttaaataaggaaaaagtggtgaaaagaatttaaattaagtacaacaacttcttctctttctctttcgaTTGCCAAATTGAAATCAGATCAGAGGAAGAAGATTTATGTGCAATTGCGCATTCGAAATCAGATTAAGGGGAAAAAAACATTAGGACTTAGTATTAGGGTTCTTGAGGAAAAAAATCattgtttgattgaaaattAGGTGAAGAATATCATCTTGAAATAACGGTGCATCTGTGGCCTTTTGTTTGAATGAAtccttaaatttgaaatatatttagttgTCGCAACccgaatcgcgacgggacgactaTCCAAAAAAAGGAAACGAGTTTAGAAAAAGAGATTTGTAGtcaccaccatagtttattatggaaaactacggaaaaatcataaaatgataaagtacggtccacgaaaaccaaagattaggttcgggagtcggttacgtgtagggaaggtattagcaccctacaacgcctgcccgaaggtaatacctttaattaaatgcgctaatgtgatgtggtttttcaaaatgtttaattatccctaaaaatgaaattctaaagaaacaaagatatttttttatttttttttgtgcccgacaaggattgaccttgctcctacgtattatCATTCAGAATGAGAAATCAAGGCAACGTAGTTCTAGCTGAGAAATTGTTTGTTTGTctgaaaatgtttttagttttttaaagattttatattttttggtattttttataaaagaacgACAAAatgttttcagcacaaggcctacgcgaatggttgcacgtgtgcttaaaccttttaaaataatttttgtttatttttgaaagaagaagaaaaaggttttcagcacaaggccgacagaatggtcacatatgtgcttaaaccttttgaaataatttttgttgatttttgaaggaagaagaaaaaggtttttaacacaaggcacacaaaatggtcgcacgtgtAGTGGGTTGGGTGGTGGTGTTCGGGACCGAGAGAAAGAGGTTGGAATTTTTTTGGAGAGAAAACAGTGGAAGAGTGTATCTCTGCCTCCCTGAGAGAGAGCCTGAGAGATGAATATTGGGAGGATGCAGAGCCTGTTTGTTTGGATGGTTTACGGACAGAGGGGTCAGTGTGTGTGCTGTGTGATGATGGTTtactagcgcaagcgagaaaatTTTGACCAGACCAATCTGCCCCAGTGTGaaggtttactttgttattgaGGGCAATGACAATGTTTGTGGagaaaatcttttattttgggAAAGTAAAGGGTGGAGGTTTCCAAGCAACATGTGCATAAATGTCTAGAAAGGAAATGTCAAATTGCTATTTTTCTAgacatttgacctcggaaaagtatgacactacaacttttgttttttggtttatcattttttcctctttttctttttattttcaaaaaacaagagtttgacgattcgcaagaaagacaagtgactcaagatttccttcatttttttttgtttttttccctttttttcgcGATACCCTTTTAGGACTCGATTTCCAATACTACTTGGAGAAACCTTGTGGTGAATGATAGCATTGTAAGTCATGGATGAAAGTGTGATATCAATGCGCATACTTCCCCGGTAGCAAGACTTTTCACAACATCAAATTCGCTTGTACAATGATTTATACTTTCTCATGTGGTCTTATAGCCCACTTCATTGCTTCATCGCATCTGCATAGACATTCTCAAGTCGTGCCCCAATAGTAGACTGACTTTCTTCAAACTTGAACCATCTTGAATCAGTCAAAGATTGCATTTGAACTTGAACACCCAACACTTTTGATGGAATGATCGATAGCCTCTTTGTGGTAACCACCTTTCGCATCATGAATCTTGAGGTATTGAGGCTTTAAAGGCTTCATGTAACAAGTAGAGGCAAGGCCTTTTGTAGTAGACTTAAGAGCAATGTTGTATAAGTCAAAGTTATAGGAGTGAAACTCACAGGACTTTTGTCTTGATCAACATTTTTCTACCTAGCAACTTGGTGGGAAGTTGAGTTTGGGTCAAGTATCCCATTCGTCttgcaattttttaaaatggagGGTAAGTCAACGATACTTGAGTGATAAGAGGTGATTGaactctttcctttcttctcttcccaAGCTTAAACCTGACTCGTTCATATTTGTTGTCATGGTATGACTTTGCGTGATCATTCCAATCCTCACACTAACTTCAATTCTTTCATCAAGTATTCAGGTCTGCAAAGTTTGAGGAAACACTACTCACCATGG
This genomic interval from Vigna radiata var. radiata cultivar VC1973A chromosome 8, Vradiata_ver6, whole genome shotgun sequence contains the following:
- the LOC106772203 gene encoding transcription factor EMB1444 isoform X2, with amino-acid sequence MGSNLHRLLRSFCLGTDWKYAIFWKLKHRARMILTWEDAYYXNPNICDSSGNESCQNTWEQIGSADFSHDPLELAVAKMSYHVYSLGEGIVGQVAVTGKHRWIFEDNQVTSSGPSLETIIVIAVVPIGVVQLGSLNKVAEDMGVIACIRSLFLSNQDYTIHPDPNQVQNMLKSSSSVLDSKTSESVPAYLHNTEKTMKHESLDNLMPFQGPRNNYSPHAVNQKMTVDEAKHERPELYGDGNFILLQSMSNMMNVEQQKFLGMRPINERKFELNSSGCDDTSVGSGKNLSSFLHNLVTGNNCVNDLVCPSKNVGVDSVSFSEFLDTAVCESEKFHYVDINQNGVLNWTRPSDAYSRKDTGKSELQTEPCSKDTAYTLKFPAGYELHEALGPSFLRRIKYFDWAVKANQDVKAAEMSDELSCSQLTSESQPEHLLEAMVANICHSNNNVNRELSFSTTMQAAIASGSNPEDSIHTVHTINSDSCSIDQPHVGREEKHYNLGSSGICGIMSPKGFSSTCPSSCSEQFERSSEPTKNSKKRARPGESCRPRPRDRQLIQDRIKELRELVPNGAKCSIDSLLECTIKHMLFLKNVTKDKLNKFTDTKTKLHHMEKDINGSSRHQQGSSWAMEVGGHLKVRSILVENLNKNGQMLVEMLCEECSHFLEIAEAIRSMGLTILNGATEAHGEKTCICFVVEAGSEGQNNRNLHRLDILWPLVQLLQSKSTMYS
- the LOC106772203 gene encoding transcription factor EMB1444 isoform X1, with the translated sequence MGSNLHRLLRSFCLGTDWKYAIFWKLKHRARMILTWEDAYYXNPNICDSSGNESCQNTWEQIGSADFSHDPLELAVAKMSYHVYSLGEGIVGQVAVTGKHRWIFEDNQVTSSGPSLEIADGWQSQFSAGIRTIIVIAVVPIGVVQLGSLNKVAEDMGVIACIRSLFLSNQDYTIHPDPNQVQNMLKSSSSVLDSKTSESVPAYLHNTEKTMKHESLDNLMPFQGPRNNYSPHAVNQKMTVDEAKHERPELYGDGNFILLQSMSNMMNVEQQKFLGMRPINERKFELNSSGCDDTSVGSGKNLSSFLHNLVTGNNCVNDLVCPSKNVGVDSVSFSEFLDTAVCESEKFHYVDINQNGVLNWTRPSDAYSRKDTGKSELQTEPCSKDTAYTLKFPAGYELHEALGPSFLRRIKYFDWAVKANQDVKAAEMSDELSCSQLTSESQPEHLLEAMVANICHSNNNVNRELSFSTTMQAAIASGSNPEDSIHTVHTINSDSCSIDQPHVGREEKHYNLGSSGICGIMSPKGFSSTCPSSCSEQFERSSEPTKNSKKRARPGESCRPRPRDRQLIQDRIKELRELVPNGAKCSIDSLLECTIKHMLFLKNVTKDKLNKFTDTKTKLHHMEKDINGSSRHQQGSSWAMEVGGHLKVRSILVENLNKNGQMLVEMLCEECSHFLEIAEAIRSMGLTILNGATEAHGEKTCICFVVEAGSEGQNNRNLHRLDILWPLVQLLQSKSTMYS
- the LOC106772203 gene encoding transcription factor EMB1444 isoform X3; translation: MGSNLHRLLRSFCLGTDWKYAIFWKLKHRARMILTWEDAYYXNPNICDSSGNESCQNTWEQIGSADFSHDPLELAVAKMSYHVYSLGEGIVGQVAVTGKHRWIFEDNQVTSSGPSLEIADGWQSQFSAGIRTIIVIAVVPIGVVQLGSLNKVAEDMGVIACIRSLFLSNQDYTIHPDPNQVQNMLKSSSSVLDSKTSESVPAYLHNTEKTMKHESLDNLMPFQGPRNNYSPHAVNQKMTVDEAKHERPELYDINQNGVLNWTRPSDAYSRKDTGKSELQTEPCSKDTAYTLKFPAGYELHEALGPSFLRRIKYFDWAVKANQDVKAAEMSDELSCSQLTSESQPEHLLEAMVANICHSNNNVNRELSFSTTMQAAIASGSNPEDSIHTVHTINSDSCSIDQPHVGREEKHYNLGSSGICGIMSPKGFSSTCPSSCSEQFERSSEPTKNSKKRARPGESCRPRPRDRQLIQDRIKELRELVPNGAKCSIDSLLECTIKHMLFLKNVTKDKLNKFTDTKTKLHHMEKDINGSSRHQQGSSWAMEVGGHLKVRSILVENLNKNGQMLVEMLCEECSHFLEIAEAIRSMGLTILNGATEAHGEKTCICFVVEAGSEGQNNRNLHRLDILWPLVQLLQSKSTMYS